The Desulfoscipio gibsoniae DSM 7213 genome contains a region encoding:
- a CDS encoding ABC transporter ATP-binding protein: protein MSLHIEVENLCKKFQLRQQRAYSLSKIIHQFIERRAFSEMKDFWALNGVSFQMEAGDSLGVIGVNGSGKSTLLKLLTGTMRPTSGRITVNGRRSALIELGAGFHPDFSGRENVYLNGMILGLDKNQIRKKFDEIVEFAEIEQFIDTPVKYYSSGMYARLGFAVATAVEPEILIVDEILAVGDMAFQQKCARRIEEMLGRGISLVLVSHGTDDIRRICRRTLWLHKGEPMKLGPSGEVLDSYMNFMGVEE, encoded by the coding sequence ATGAGCCTGCATATTGAAGTTGAAAACCTGTGCAAAAAATTTCAACTGCGCCAGCAGAGGGCGTATTCGCTTTCCAAAATAATCCACCAATTTATCGAGCGCCGCGCTTTCTCAGAAATGAAAGACTTTTGGGCGCTAAACGGGGTTTCTTTCCAGATGGAAGCAGGCGACAGCCTGGGGGTAATCGGGGTAAACGGTTCGGGTAAAAGTACGCTGCTAAAGCTGCTCACCGGTACTATGCGCCCCACCAGCGGTAGGATAACCGTCAATGGGCGTCGTTCAGCGTTGATTGAACTGGGAGCGGGCTTTCACCCCGACTTTTCCGGGCGTGAAAATGTTTATCTCAACGGCATGATCCTGGGGCTGGATAAAAACCAAATTCGCAAGAAGTTTGATGAAATTGTTGAATTTGCTGAAATAGAGCAATTTATTGATACTCCGGTAAAATACTATTCCTCAGGCATGTATGCGCGCCTGGGTTTTGCCGTAGCTACGGCAGTTGAGCCCGAGATACTGATTGTTGATGAAATTTTAGCGGTGGGTGATATGGCCTTTCAGCAAAAATGCGCCCGGCGGATTGAGGAAATGCTCGGGCGGGGAATAAGTCTGGTGCTGGTATCTCACGGCACCGATGATATTCGCCGCATCTGCAGGCGGACGCTGTGGCTTCATAAAGGTGAACCCATGAAACTCGGGCCGTCCGGTGAAGTGCTGGATTCTTACATGAATTTTATGGGTGTAGAGGAGTAA
- a CDS encoding ABC transporter permease, which translates to MYKKLILYSNLTIALAWRDVRVRYQLSVLGLYWAIINPLLMAIIWSFVFSYIFRATGLNGIPYVVFLFCGLTYWNLFANSLSNAATSLTGNAMLLSKVYFPRIILPTAAVIARLVDFAFSMLVLVLIIWYYNLTPVWDPLVLLPLLAIEFFYTLGLAYIVASLNVLYRDVAQLVNIILMFWLYLSPIFYILEQVPEKIRSYFAYNTIGLLVDMQRNVLLAGDGANWHLVLISLLISIGVFILGWLVFHWLEPLFAEVM; encoded by the coding sequence TTGTACAAAAAATTAATTCTTTACAGTAATCTCACCATAGCCCTGGCCTGGCGGGATGTACGGGTGCGCTACCAGCTTTCCGTATTGGGGTTGTACTGGGCGATAATCAACCCGCTACTGATGGCCATTATTTGGTCTTTTGTATTCTCATATATTTTCCGGGCGACCGGCCTGAACGGGATACCCTATGTGGTATTCTTGTTCTGTGGGCTCACCTATTGGAACCTGTTCGCCAATTCGTTGAGCAATGCGGCCACTTCTTTAACCGGCAACGCCATGCTGCTTTCCAAAGTCTACTTCCCAAGGATAATCTTACCCACGGCGGCTGTAATCGCCAGGCTGGTGGACTTTGCCTTTTCCATGCTGGTGCTGGTTTTAATCATCTGGTACTATAATTTGACCCCGGTTTGGGACCCTCTGGTACTGCTGCCCTTGCTGGCCATAGAATTTTTTTACACGCTCGGACTGGCTTATATCGTTGCTTCCTTAAATGTGCTATACCGCGATGTAGCCCAGTTGGTTAATATAATTCTTATGTTTTGGCTGTACTTATCACCTATTTTTTATATTCTGGAACAAGTACCGGAAAAAATACGCAGCTATTTTGCCTATAATACAATAGGGCTGCTGGTGGACATGCAGAGGAACGTCCTGCTGGCCGGTGACGGCGCAAACTGGCATTTGGTGCTAATTTCCCTGCTTATTTCCATAGGCGTGTTTATTCTGGGGTGGCTGGTTTTTCATTGGCTGGAGCCCCTCTTTGCCGAGGTGATGTGA